The Patagioenas fasciata isolate bPatFas1 chromosome 25, bPatFas1.hap1, whole genome shotgun sequence genome includes a region encoding these proteins:
- the LOC136112394 gene encoding uncharacterized protein, with amino-acid sequence MEFKHSALINFHRLFNADNSENRKKNIKNATSLTEQHPSNKPYFQDMMAQKGIKCTRIQRISVSISPAVVRDKTYRDKYIISFIATVKNRGNETLQGLLCHGPTQHTPPSPQAASSGAAPPQTIQTGPATRTPPPPPHPCPPHLPQPCHTQFLHTPHHSAAAPVHTATPAPGSSQSARSTPRAAPRPTPRARAPAAAPARSPLPAGQRSSLTPAGLGSPTAAPAPGEPPLPLVGAPGCRCCSWWGKASPSRGPTIQARQPVTLRLQRCPPLRTSRHLGRIYAAQGGGEVAAQAGRKEEGRRDESPFEVSTGVTEEQLPFRKTCSLLQTSAAPPRDSRPVLRSPVLPVRGTVQECAGQSLPAGEAAPPAQSGRGRRREVRRRCRVAIRTTPEQDARSVTAVSQTFLASSPSGICDPQVTSLSLGASAPFLAASLDSLSRASRKNARSRERSWDSSLSWRR; translated from the exons ATGGAATTTAAGCATTCCGCCTTGATTAATTTTCACAGACTCTTCAATGCTGAcaactctgaaaacagaaaaaaaaatattaaaaatgcaacatCTCTAACAGAGCAACACCCAAGTAACAAACCGTATTTTCAAGATATGATGGCTCAAAAAGGCATCAAATGTACACGCATCCAGAGAAT CTCTGTATCTATATCTCCTGCTGTTGTCCGCGACAAAACCTATAGAGATAAATACATCATTAGTTTTATC GCTACAGTCAAGAACAGAGGAAACGAAACCCTTCAAGGGCTGCTGTGCCATGGCCCCACACAGCACACACCGCCTTCGCCTCAGGCCGCATCTTCAGGGGCTGCACCGCCTCAAACTATTCAAACCGGCCCCGCAACGCGGACACCACCGCCACCACCACACCCGTGTCCTCCtcacctcccccagccctgccacacgcaattccttcacaccccgcaccattcagcagcagcccctgtgcaCACCGCGACCCCCGCACCCGGCTCCTCGCAGAGCGCGCGATCCACGCCCCGAGCGGCCCCGCGCCCCACGCCCCGCGCACGCGCGCCAGCAGCGGCTCCCGcccgcagccccctccctgcggggcagcgcagctccctcacccccgCCGGCCTGGGCTCGCCCACGGCAGCCCCTGCCCCCGGCGAGCCCCCCTTGCCGTTGGTGGGGGCTCCTGGATGCAGATGTTGCTCATGGTGGGGAAAAGCGAGTCCCAGCAGGGGACCAACCATCCAGGCCCGGCAGCCGGTTACGCTTCGCCTGCAACGCTGCCCGCCCCTCCGAACCTCCCGCCATCTCGGACGCATCTACGCAgcccagggaggtggggaggtggCTGCCCAAGccgggaggaaggaagaaggacgAAGGGATGAGTCCCCGTTTGAAGTCTCTACGGGAGTCACTGAGGAacaacttcctttcagaaagACCTGCAGCCTTCTCCAGACATCTGCAGCCCCTCCCCGTGACTCCCGCCCGGTGCTGAGGTCCCCCGTCCTCCCTGTGAGAGGTACGGTCCAAGAGTGCGCCGGGCAAAGCCTTCCGGCGGGAGAGGCGGCGCCGCCAGCCCAGTCCGGGCGAGGACGGCGGCGGGAGGTGCGGAGGCGCTGCCGG GTGGCAATAAGGACAACACCAGAGCAGGATGCAAGAAGTGTGACTGCC GTGTCCCAGACCTTCTTGGCTTCCAGccccagtggcatttgtgatccccaggtcacctccctctccctgggagcgtctgctccttttctggctGCCAGCCTGGACTCGTTGAGTAG ggcttcaaggaagaacgcGAGGAGCAGGGagcgttcctgggacagttcactttcctggcggcgctga